Proteins co-encoded in one Arthrobacter globiformis genomic window:
- a CDS encoding aspartate aminotransferase family protein, translating to MGASQETLFAAGINAAVTNAAASDAAISNADVVALDRANVFHSWSAQKSLTPMAIAGGSGSTVWDHDGNTYLDFSSQLVNTNIGHQHPKVIAAIAQQATSLATVAPAHANHVRGTAAARILSHAPANMEKVFFTKGGADANENAIRMARLHTGRDKVISRYRSYHGNTGSAIVATGDWRRIPNEYARGHVHVFGPYLYRSEFWAETPEQETERALHHLRRVVQAEGPQSVAALLLETVPGTAGILVPTPGYLEGVRELCDEYGIVMILDEVMAGFGRTGDWFALDAFNVTPDLITFAKGVNSGYVPVGGVIISGDIAATFDERVFPGGLTYSGHPLAAASVVASIEAFEEEDIVGNAARIGRDHLEPGLRALAERHGVIGEVRGRGVFWALELVQDPSTRTPVSADYMGRLKAELLRLGLLPFIADNRIHVVPPAVVTPGEVATALNIYDQALTAVVG from the coding sequence ATGGGCGCCAGCCAGGAAACCCTGTTTGCAGCAGGCATCAATGCCGCAGTCACCAACGCAGCCGCCAGCGACGCTGCTATCTCCAACGCCGACGTCGTCGCCCTGGACCGGGCGAACGTCTTCCATTCCTGGTCGGCGCAGAAGTCCCTCACCCCAATGGCCATTGCCGGCGGATCCGGCAGCACCGTCTGGGACCACGACGGCAACACCTACCTGGACTTCTCCAGCCAGCTGGTGAACACCAACATCGGCCACCAGCACCCCAAGGTCATCGCCGCCATTGCGCAGCAGGCAACCAGCCTGGCCACCGTCGCGCCGGCCCACGCCAACCACGTCCGCGGCACGGCTGCAGCCAGGATCCTGTCCCACGCCCCGGCCAACATGGAGAAGGTCTTCTTCACCAAGGGAGGCGCGGACGCGAACGAAAACGCCATCCGCATGGCCCGCCTGCACACCGGCCGCGACAAGGTCATCTCCCGCTACCGCTCGTACCATGGCAACACGGGCTCGGCGATCGTGGCCACCGGTGACTGGCGCCGCATCCCCAACGAATACGCCCGGGGCCACGTCCACGTTTTCGGCCCGTACCTCTACCGGTCCGAATTCTGGGCAGAGACGCCGGAACAGGAGACCGAGCGCGCACTGCACCACCTGCGCCGCGTCGTCCAGGCCGAGGGGCCGCAGTCGGTCGCAGCCCTCCTACTCGAAACCGTCCCCGGCACGGCCGGCATCCTCGTCCCGACCCCCGGCTACCTCGAGGGCGTGCGCGAGCTGTGCGACGAGTACGGCATCGTGATGATCCTCGATGAAGTCATGGCCGGCTTCGGACGCACCGGCGACTGGTTCGCCCTCGACGCGTTCAACGTCACCCCGGACCTCATCACCTTCGCGAAGGGCGTGAACTCCGGCTACGTCCCGGTGGGCGGCGTGATTATCTCCGGCGACATCGCGGCCACCTTCGACGAGCGCGTCTTCCCCGGCGGGCTGACCTACTCCGGCCACCCCCTCGCCGCAGCCTCAGTCGTAGCGTCCATCGAGGCCTTCGAGGAAGAGGACATCGTCGGCAACGCCGCGCGGATCGGCCGCGACCACCTGGAACCCGGCCTTCGTGCGCTTGCCGAGCGCCACGGCGTTATCGGCGAGGTCCGCGGCCGCGGCGTCTTCTGGGCGCTGGAACTCGTCCAGGACCCGTCCACCCGGACGCCGGTTTCGGCCGACTACATGGGCCGGCTCAAAGCAGAACTCCTGCGCCTGGGTCTGCTGCCCTTCATCGCCGACAACCGCATCCACGTCGTCCCGCCCGCCGTCGTGACGCCCGGGGAAGTGGCCACGGCCCTGAACATCTACGACCAGGCGCTAACCGCCGTCGTGGGGTGA
- a CDS encoding MarR family winged helix-turn-helix transcriptional regulator, which translates to MTSPSGSDEDLLLERQLCFALAVASRTVISAYRPVLQELNLTHPQYLVMLALWEKSPRSVKEISDALLLVPATLSPLLKRLEALGYVTRRRVPGDERSLAVGLTPEGTALRDKALGVPGTMLAKLGLTRAQAEDIHVAMTQLIEAAQTDHTLQTDPDMDDEATA; encoded by the coding sequence ATGACTTCCCCTTCAGGGAGCGACGAAGACCTCCTGCTCGAGCGGCAGCTCTGCTTCGCTCTGGCTGTCGCCTCGCGCACCGTCATCAGCGCTTACCGGCCCGTGCTGCAGGAGCTGAACCTGACCCATCCGCAGTACCTGGTGATGCTGGCGCTGTGGGAGAAGAGCCCGCGTTCCGTCAAGGAAATCAGCGACGCCCTCCTCCTGGTTCCGGCCACCCTGTCCCCTCTTCTCAAGCGGCTCGAAGCCTTGGGATATGTCACCCGCCGCCGCGTTCCCGGGGATGAACGCTCCCTTGCGGTCGGGCTGACCCCCGAAGGCACCGCGCTCCGCGACAAGGCGTTGGGCGTGCCCGGCACCATGCTGGCCAAGCTCGGCCTCACCCGCGCCCAGGCGGAGGACATCCACGTGGCCATGACCCAGCTCATCGAAGCCGCCCAGACGGACCACACCCTCCAGACCGACCCCGACATGGATGACGAAGCCACAGCCTAG
- a CDS encoding DUF4193 domain-containing protein, with translation MATDYDAPRVAQEDQPANESLEAIQSRQGGSQTALLDVEEADTAEGIDLPGADLSHEELLIQVVPVQEDEFTCMSCFLVHHRSQLAREKDGKKYCSECEG, from the coding sequence ATGGCAACTGACTACGACGCCCCTCGCGTGGCCCAAGAGGACCAGCCGGCCAACGAGTCCCTGGAGGCCATCCAGTCCCGCCAGGGCGGATCCCAGACTGCCCTGCTTGATGTGGAAGAAGCGGACACCGCCGAAGGCATCGACCTTCCCGGTGCCGACCTGTCGCATGAAGAGCTGCTGATCCAGGTTGTTCCGGTGCAGGAAGATGAGTTCACCTGTATGTCCTGCTTCCTGGTCCACCACCGCAGCCAGCTCGCGCGGGAAAAGGACGGCAAGAAGTACTGCTCGGAGTGTGAAGGCTAG
- a CDS encoding IclR family transcriptional regulator, with protein sequence MPPTEQNGSNRTLERAAAILDAVGRSAVSASELSRRTGLSLSTAHRLALQMVDYGFLRRTEGGTFRLGQRFVRSALENVALPVLHELRDRTGETAQLWVRRGNERVCLISADSRHELRATLPPGSRLPLPAGSSGRLLAADDEVLAELASAGWIESVGSRTPGLGSISAPVQTEEGIIAAVCLAMPLARVTGSPGQDHGAVVVQAARRIEEAVREGA encoded by the coding sequence ATGCCCCCTACTGAACAGAACGGAAGCAACCGCACGCTGGAGCGTGCCGCCGCGATCCTCGACGCGGTGGGCCGGTCGGCCGTGTCAGCCAGTGAGCTGTCCCGGCGGACCGGCCTGTCGCTGTCCACAGCGCACCGTCTGGCCCTGCAGATGGTGGACTACGGCTTCCTCCGCCGCACCGAGGGCGGCACCTTCCGGCTCGGACAGCGGTTCGTCCGTTCGGCCCTGGAGAACGTTGCCTTGCCCGTGCTCCATGAGCTCCGCGACCGCACCGGCGAGACGGCGCAACTCTGGGTCCGGCGGGGGAATGAACGTGTCTGCCTCATCAGCGCAGACAGCCGCCACGAACTTCGCGCCACCCTGCCGCCAGGTTCGCGCCTCCCCCTGCCCGCCGGCTCGAGCGGCCGGCTCCTCGCCGCCGACGACGAGGTGCTGGCCGAGCTGGCTTCGGCGGGCTGGATTGAATCGGTGGGGTCCCGTACGCCCGGCCTCGGCTCCATCAGTGCGCCGGTACAGACCGAAGAGGGAATCATCGCCGCCGTCTGCCTCGCCATGCCCCTGGCCCGTGTCACTGGATCTCCGGGCCAGGACCACGGCGCCGTCGTGGTGCAGGCGGCACGGCGAATCGAGGAAGCGGTGCGCGAAGGGGCCTAG
- a CDS encoding thiamine pyrophosphate-dependent enzyme — MPKPGWPAFRWYSSDLGIAGGFTRSHRLDVARQADLVLVAGASLNAFQTRYGTLFPADARIIRLDNEPDGGQNAGSEYVRADILPFIEGLLERLPAAGSPTWRDAVPEVSGTDFRSSSPVEDPVEFGPDGRLNPRAVVAALDRILPAERSVVMDGGHFIGWAPMYLSVPDPHAMVLVGTAFQSIGLGFGSAAGVSAARPERTTVLVSGDGGGLMGLSDFETFLRATRRGVVVVLNDSAYGAELHQYAAKGLHDQAMLIDEVDFAAVGRALGADRIKARTLADLGLLEDWLATHDDGVFVLDVAISQKVIAEFMAESLAAKG; from the coding sequence TTGCCGAAGCCCGGCTGGCCCGCATTCCGCTGGTATTCGTCGGACCTCGGCATCGCCGGCGGCTTCACGCGCAGCCACCGCCTCGACGTCGCACGCCAGGCTGACCTCGTCCTGGTGGCGGGGGCGAGCCTCAACGCCTTCCAGACCCGTTACGGAACCCTGTTCCCGGCAGACGCCAGGATCATCCGGCTCGACAACGAGCCCGATGGCGGGCAAAACGCCGGCTCCGAGTACGTCCGGGCCGACATCCTGCCATTCATCGAGGGCCTGCTGGAGCGCTTGCCCGCCGCAGGATCGCCAACCTGGCGGGATGCTGTCCCCGAGGTGTCGGGGACGGATTTCCGCTCGTCCAGCCCCGTGGAGGACCCGGTGGAGTTCGGCCCGGACGGGCGTCTCAACCCTCGTGCCGTCGTCGCTGCCCTGGACCGGATCCTGCCGGCTGAGCGTTCGGTGGTGATGGACGGCGGGCACTTCATCGGCTGGGCGCCGATGTACCTCTCCGTCCCGGACCCGCACGCCATGGTCCTGGTGGGAACCGCCTTCCAATCCATCGGGCTGGGCTTCGGCTCCGCTGCCGGGGTTTCGGCCGCCCGCCCGGAACGCACCACCGTCCTGGTCAGCGGCGACGGCGGCGGCCTCATGGGGCTGTCCGACTTCGAGACCTTCCTGCGGGCCACCCGCAGGGGTGTGGTGGTGGTCCTGAACGACTCGGCGTACGGCGCGGAGCTGCACCAGTATGCCGCAAAGGGGCTGCACGACCAGGCGATGCTGATCGACGAAGTGGACTTCGCCGCCGTCGGACGCGCCCTGGGCGCCGACAGGATCAAGGCGCGCACGCTTGCCGACTTGGGGCTGCTCGAGGACTGGCTGGCGACGCACGATGACGGCGTGTTCGTTCTGGACGTGGCGATTTCCCAGAAGGTGATTGCCGAGTTCATGGCGGAGTCATTGGCCGCCAAGGGCTGA
- a CDS encoding thiamine pyrophosphate-binding protein, which produces MTTTPTTSRPAGSGFAGQGAALPDEGHVSAAVADVLAERAGHLFGLMGNGNAHLISRLTRCGFPFTSARHEAATVAMADAYHRATGGVAAATTTYGAGFTNAYTTLAEARLARIPLVFVGPRHRRRLHAQPPPRRRTPG; this is translated from the coding sequence ATGACCACCACTCCCACCACTTCCCGTCCCGCCGGTTCAGGTTTCGCGGGGCAGGGCGCCGCCCTCCCCGACGAGGGCCACGTCTCTGCGGCCGTCGCTGACGTCCTGGCGGAGCGCGCAGGACACCTGTTCGGGCTGATGGGCAACGGCAACGCCCATCTCATCAGCCGGCTCACCCGCTGCGGCTTTCCCTTCACGTCGGCCCGCCACGAGGCCGCGACCGTCGCCATGGCGGACGCGTACCACCGGGCCACCGGAGGCGTCGCGGCCGCCACCACCACGTATGGCGCCGGCTTCACCAACGCCTACACCACTCTTGCCGAAGCCCGGCTGGCCCGCATTCCGCTGGTATTCGTCGGACCTCGGCATCGCCGGCGGCTTCACGCGCAGCCACCGCCTCGACGTCGCACGCCAGGCTGA
- a CDS encoding gamma carbonic anhydrase family protein gives MSLNILAVDGRSPRITGDAWVAPTATVVGSATIGAGTGIFYGAVIRADMEDISIGEGSNIQDTAVVHADPGHPARVGNHVSVGHGAVLHGCTVGDGALIGMNATVLNGAIIGAGSLVAANALVPEGTEVPPGSLVAGVPAKVRRPLLPEEIEHCRQNALTYATLTLRHRDATTAALPA, from the coding sequence ATGAGCTTGAACATCCTGGCCGTCGACGGCCGTTCCCCCCGGATCACCGGCGACGCGTGGGTGGCGCCGACCGCCACCGTGGTCGGGTCCGCCACCATCGGGGCAGGGACCGGGATCTTCTATGGCGCCGTCATTCGTGCGGACATGGAGGACATCAGCATCGGCGAGGGCAGCAACATCCAGGACACCGCCGTCGTCCACGCCGATCCCGGCCACCCGGCACGCGTGGGCAACCACGTCAGCGTGGGGCACGGCGCGGTGCTGCATGGCTGCACGGTGGGCGACGGTGCCCTCATCGGCATGAACGCCACGGTCCTCAACGGCGCGATCATCGGCGCCGGCTCCCTGGTGGCCGCCAACGCGCTGGTTCCGGAGGGCACCGAGGTGCCGCCCGGCTCGCTCGTGGCGGGGGTGCCGGCCAAGGTGCGCCGCCCGCTTCTGCCGGAGGAAATTGAGCATTGCCGGCAGAACGCCTTAACGTACGCCACACTGACTTTGAGGCACCGGGACGCCACTACCGCGGCGCTGCCGGCCTGA
- a CDS encoding 2-hydroxycarboxylate transporter family protein gives MSTNSRTTDLTNEPTDQPPSQTGHAGSRPGTHHPGRPGLKIANLPAPLYLLLAGLVLTAAVTGNLPDTMVVGFATTILLGGLFIWIGNLFPVVRDFGLPTILCTFVPATLVFLGWMPENIVTVVKNFVDGQGFLDFFVVGIIAGSILGMPRALLLKAGPRFAVPLIGCLIATFVLVGLIGAVTGFGFVDGILFIAAPIMAGGLGVGALPMSKMYAAATGGDSAAFMGDLMSAVVMANVVCILIAGIYNGLGKRKKQLFVGFNGHGQLLRITGRGGELTLPPKRDTSSFIALGKGLLIAGSLFVFGNLVAAFIPGLHPYAWTIIAAAAVKIFKLLPQDVEDSTADWGDLIGAVLVPALLVGVSITYIDMTQVFASLSNPLFILLTICTVIIATVTSGVLGWLVKFNFVEASITPGLVMADTGGSGDVSVLSAANRMHLMPFAALTNRLGGALVLFVTSLIVPFLT, from the coding sequence ATGTCTACAAATTCACGTACCACGGACCTCACCAACGAACCTACGGACCAGCCGCCGAGCCAGACCGGCCACGCCGGCTCCCGGCCTGGCACGCACCATCCCGGCCGGCCGGGGCTCAAAATCGCCAACCTTCCGGCGCCGCTCTACCTGCTCCTTGCAGGCCTGGTTCTCACCGCAGCCGTCACCGGCAACCTCCCGGACACCATGGTGGTGGGCTTCGCCACCACCATCCTGCTCGGCGGGCTGTTCATCTGGATCGGCAACCTGTTCCCGGTGGTCAGGGACTTCGGTCTCCCCACCATCCTCTGCACCTTCGTCCCCGCCACCCTCGTGTTCCTGGGCTGGATGCCGGAGAACATCGTCACAGTGGTGAAGAACTTCGTCGACGGCCAGGGCTTCCTGGACTTCTTCGTGGTCGGCATCATCGCCGGTTCCATCCTCGGCATGCCGCGAGCGCTGCTGCTGAAGGCGGGCCCACGTTTCGCCGTCCCCCTCATCGGCTGCCTGATCGCCACCTTTGTCCTGGTCGGACTTATCGGCGCGGTCACGGGCTTCGGCTTCGTCGACGGCATCCTCTTCATCGCCGCGCCCATCATGGCCGGCGGCCTGGGGGTCGGAGCCCTGCCCATGTCGAAGATGTACGCAGCGGCCACCGGCGGCGACTCCGCCGCCTTCATGGGTGACCTGATGTCCGCCGTCGTGATGGCCAACGTGGTCTGCATCCTCATCGCCGGCATCTACAACGGCCTGGGCAAGCGCAAGAAGCAACTCTTCGTTGGTTTCAACGGCCACGGCCAGTTGCTGCGGATTACCGGGCGGGGCGGAGAGCTTACCCTGCCGCCCAAGCGCGACACGTCCTCGTTCATCGCACTGGGCAAGGGCCTGCTCATCGCCGGCAGCCTCTTCGTGTTCGGCAACCTCGTGGCCGCCTTCATCCCCGGACTGCACCCCTATGCCTGGACCATCATCGCCGCCGCGGCAGTGAAGATCTTCAAGCTGCTCCCGCAGGACGTCGAGGACTCAACCGCTGACTGGGGCGACCTGATCGGCGCAGTCCTGGTGCCGGCCCTGCTGGTCGGCGTCAGCATCACCTACATCGACATGACCCAGGTCTTCGCCTCGCTGAGCAATCCCCTGTTCATCCTGCTCACCATCTGCACCGTCATCATCGCCACGGTGACCTCCGGCGTTCTCGGCTGGCTCGTGAAGTTCAACTTCGTCGAGGCATCCATCACGCCCGGCCTGGTCATGGCGGACACCGGCGGCAGCGGCGACGTGTCGGTGCTGAGCGCGGCGAACCGCATGCACCTCATGCCCTTCGCGGCCCTCACCAACCGGCTCGGCGGAGCGCTGGTGCTCTTCGTGACGTCGCTGATCGTGCCGTTTCTTACCTAG
- a CDS encoding hydroxymethylglutaryl-CoA lyase has translation MSVEVTDVFLRDGLQDEPVIVSTAHKLEIAEALVDAGLQRIEVASFVNPKRVPQMADAADVLTSLPAVPGVIYTSLALNGRGIQRAVDACATDIQVVTSASQAHSNANAGQTIEDALASLGAAVASFPEIRFFAGISTAFTCPFEGAVDPGYLLRVVRAFKDMGITDVGLADTLGTTPTEQVMSSLHYVREAEPDLTYYLHLHNGHSQALATASAAVESGVVRFDAALGGYGGCPFAPGAHGNIATEELVRHLHDAGHQTGIDEDRLAEAVRLARDVVTHSPAAGVLDPAR, from the coding sequence ATGAGCGTGGAAGTAACGGACGTCTTCCTGCGGGACGGACTCCAGGACGAGCCCGTCATCGTATCCACAGCGCACAAGCTGGAGATCGCCGAGGCACTCGTCGACGCCGGACTGCAGCGCATCGAGGTGGCCTCCTTCGTGAACCCGAAGCGTGTGCCGCAGATGGCCGACGCCGCCGACGTCCTCACGTCGCTGCCGGCAGTTCCCGGGGTCATCTACACCAGCCTGGCGCTCAACGGCCGGGGCATCCAGCGCGCTGTCGACGCCTGCGCCACCGACATCCAGGTGGTCACCTCGGCAAGCCAGGCGCACAGCAACGCCAACGCCGGCCAGACCATCGAGGACGCCCTGGCCAGCCTCGGCGCGGCCGTTGCCAGCTTCCCGGAGATCCGGTTCTTCGCCGGCATCTCCACGGCCTTCACCTGTCCGTTCGAGGGCGCGGTCGACCCCGGCTACCTGCTGCGCGTGGTGCGTGCCTTCAAGGACATGGGCATCACCGACGTCGGGCTCGCGGACACGCTCGGCACCACGCCCACCGAACAGGTGATGTCCAGCCTGCACTACGTCCGCGAGGCCGAACCGGACCTTACGTATTACCTCCACCTGCACAACGGGCACAGCCAGGCGCTGGCCACCGCGAGCGCAGCGGTGGAGTCCGGCGTCGTCCGTTTCGATGCCGCCCTCGGCGGTTACGGCGGCTGCCCGTTCGCCCCCGGGGCGCACGGCAACATCGCAACCGAGGAACTTGTCCGGCACCTGCACGACGCCGGGCACCAGACCGGGATCGACGAGGACCGCCTCGCCGAGGCGGTTCGGCTCGCCCGCGACGTCGTGACGCACTCACCGGCAGCCGGGGTCCTCGACCCAGCACGCTAA
- a CDS encoding CaiB/BaiF CoA transferase family protein — MTDELHIEGNALPLRGIRVLELGSFIAAPFAARLFGDFGAEVIKIEKPQGGDELRDWRKTRGTTSMLFRTIGRNKKSVALDLRSEAGREAVKKIAAQCDVVIENFRPGTLEKWGLGPDVLQELNPELVMVRISGYGQTGPYRNRAGFGSSAESFAGLRYITGEPDRPAGRAAASVGDTVAGLYGVIGALMLMLQKARGLQTGASQVVDVALYEGVFSLLESLVPDYDAYGMIRQRTGGALPGVVPTGSYLCGDGLEVVIGGNSNSVFVRLMRAIGRDDLAEDSTLLATEARGAREEELNGAISAWTGSMPLTEVLDKLDDAGVPAGPVYDAPSIAVDRHYLARDMIQTHEVVIEDEPELIRFPGVVPKIPGHEGRVRWVGPELGQHTAEVLRDLAGMDADDIAGLGLQEVR; from the coding sequence ATGACTGACGAACTACACATCGAGGGCAACGCCCTCCCGCTCCGCGGCATCCGCGTGCTCGAGCTGGGCAGCTTCATCGCCGCCCCGTTCGCCGCCCGCCTCTTCGGTGACTTCGGCGCAGAGGTCATCAAAATCGAAAAGCCGCAGGGCGGTGACGAACTGCGCGACTGGCGCAAGACCCGCGGCACCACCTCCATGCTGTTCCGCACCATCGGCCGCAACAAGAAGTCCGTGGCGCTGGACCTCCGCTCCGAGGCGGGACGCGAGGCGGTCAAGAAGATCGCCGCCCAGTGCGACGTGGTCATCGAAAACTTCCGTCCCGGCACGCTCGAGAAGTGGGGCCTCGGCCCGGACGTGCTGCAGGAACTCAACCCCGAACTCGTGATGGTGCGGATCTCCGGCTACGGCCAGACCGGCCCGTACAGGAACCGGGCCGGCTTCGGCAGCTCGGCTGAATCCTTCGCAGGCCTGCGGTACATCACCGGCGAACCCGACCGGCCCGCCGGCCGGGCGGCAGCCAGTGTCGGCGACACCGTCGCCGGCCTCTACGGCGTCATCGGCGCACTGATGCTCATGCTGCAGAAGGCCCGCGGACTGCAGACGGGTGCCTCCCAGGTTGTCGACGTCGCCCTTTACGAAGGGGTGTTCAGCCTGCTCGAATCCCTGGTCCCGGACTATGACGCCTACGGCATGATCCGGCAGCGCACCGGCGGTGCGTTGCCCGGCGTCGTTCCTACCGGTTCCTACCTGTGCGGCGACGGCCTCGAGGTGGTCATCGGCGGCAACTCAAACTCAGTCTTCGTCCGGCTCATGCGCGCCATCGGCCGCGACGACCTCGCCGAGGACAGCACCCTCCTCGCGACGGAGGCCCGCGGTGCCCGCGAGGAGGAACTCAACGGTGCCATCTCCGCCTGGACAGGCAGCATGCCCCTCACCGAAGTCCTCGACAAGCTGGACGACGCCGGTGTTCCCGCCGGTCCTGTGTACGACGCCCCGAGCATCGCCGTCGACCGCCACTACCTGGCCCGGGATATGATCCAGACCCATGAGGTGGTCATCGAGGACGAGCCCGAGCTGATCCGCTTCCCCGGCGTGGTGCCGAAGATCCCGGGCCACGAGGGCCGCGTCCGCTGGGTGGGCCCGGAACTGGGCCAGCACACGGCCGAGGTCCTGCGGGACCTTGCCGGAATGGACGCCGACGATATCGCCGGCCTCGGACTGCAGGAGGTGCGCTGA
- a CDS encoding lytic transglycosylase domain-containing protein, with translation MLRLKRLAVLSLFAFCAITACAFWLLGATNAGVPGAGNAGAGVRAARPAPPQMAGKFVPLASGSAHAVNITRTVDQGWLARTAARTGIPARALRAYVAAAGMADAAAPACRIGWNTVAAVGFVESAHGALGGGRLTASGDVSGPIVGPGLNGDGFAAIADTDGGALDGDAVWDRAVGPMQFIPSTWKLAGRDGNGDGVADPHNIDDAALSAAGYLCAGGRDLTTSQGWSDAIWSYNQSEAYLGQVGEKAVQYVEQAGSDWRTD, from the coding sequence GTGCTTCGTCTGAAACGCCTTGCGGTTCTTAGCCTTTTCGCGTTCTGCGCCATTACTGCGTGCGCGTTCTGGCTCCTCGGCGCGACCAATGCGGGCGTGCCCGGCGCGGGGAACGCCGGCGCGGGGGTGCGTGCAGCCCGGCCGGCCCCGCCGCAGATGGCGGGAAAGTTCGTGCCGTTGGCAAGTGGCAGTGCGCACGCCGTGAACATCACCAGGACCGTCGACCAGGGCTGGTTGGCACGCACCGCCGCGCGGACAGGAATCCCCGCGCGGGCCCTACGGGCGTACGTCGCCGCGGCCGGCATGGCGGATGCCGCAGCGCCGGCGTGCCGGATCGGCTGGAACACGGTGGCCGCCGTCGGGTTTGTCGAATCTGCGCACGGCGCCCTCGGGGGAGGCCGCCTCACGGCTTCGGGGGACGTGAGCGGGCCGATCGTCGGCCCCGGCCTTAACGGCGACGGCTTCGCTGCCATTGCCGATACCGACGGCGGCGCATTGGACGGCGACGCCGTCTGGGACCGGGCCGTCGGACCCATGCAGTTCATCCCCTCCACGTGGAAGCTGGCAGGGCGGGATGGCAACGGGGATGGTGTGGCCGACCCGCACAATATTGACGACGCCGCCCTCAGTGCGGCCGGCTATCTGTGCGCGGGCGGCCGGGATCTCACCACGTCCCAGGGGTGGAGTGACGCCATCTGGTCCTACAACCAGTCCGAGGCCTACCTGGGCCAAGTGGGCGAGAAGGCTGTTCAGTATGTGGAGCAGGCCGGTAGCGACTGGCGGACTGACTGA
- a CDS encoding PadR family transcriptional regulator, giving the protein MKGIHDHNRFSDFGPEAGRFERGRSRRGPHGHGRFGPGRGFGPGFGPGGSRRANRGDVRSAILSLLAEAPSNGYGIIKTVAEKSSGAWRPSPGSVYPTLQQLVDEELIAPVGDGRRTEFALTDQGREYVADHAEELDRAWNTSAEESGPAFHQSVEKLMGVIHQFRFAATDEQRAAAMEKIDETRRALYQILAD; this is encoded by the coding sequence ATGAAAGGCATTCACGACCACAACAGATTTTCGGATTTCGGCCCCGAAGCGGGACGCTTCGAGCGGGGAAGGAGCCGGCGCGGGCCGCACGGCCACGGCAGGTTTGGCCCCGGCCGCGGATTCGGCCCGGGCTTTGGCCCCGGCGGTTCACGCCGGGCCAACAGGGGTGACGTCCGCTCCGCGATCCTCTCGCTCCTGGCGGAAGCTCCGTCCAACGGCTACGGAATCATCAAAACAGTCGCCGAGAAATCCTCCGGTGCCTGGCGCCCCAGCCCCGGCTCCGTCTACCCGACGCTCCAGCAACTCGTTGACGAGGAACTCATCGCACCGGTAGGCGACGGCCGCCGGACTGAATTCGCCCTCACCGACCAGGGGCGCGAGTATGTGGCTGACCACGCCGAAGAACTCGACCGGGCCTGGAACACCAGTGCCGAGGAGTCAGGACCCGCGTTCCACCAGAGCGTTGAAAAGCTCATGGGAGTCATTCATCAGTTCCGGTTCGCGGCAACCGACGAACAGCGCGCCGCCGCAATGGAAAAGATCGATGAGACGCGCCGGGCCCTCTACCAGATCCTCGCGGACTAA